From Bacteroidales bacterium, the proteins below share one genomic window:
- a CDS encoding cytochrome C, translating into MKLPRSYYNLLSFIGTAIASVSFFMIMFLFIISFFWEKSNSYLGLFIYIIIPAFLVIGLLIIPLGMIIELRRRKKRVQIYLKKEWPVIDLNISKYRNAILIFGIGTLLLLLLTGLGSYEAFHYTESVEFCGKLCHEVMKPEYTAYQNSPHARVTCVECHVGSGAGWYVRSKLSGLRQVYAVTTNDFSRPIATPIHNLRPARETCEQCHWPQKFYSRQLRNEKHFLSDSMNTEWNISLQMKIGPSHSAYGLAEGIHWHINPNVKIDYISTEDNREEIPWVRYTNLLTGQVTIFKDTTAGFDDSKISESNVRGMDCIDCHNRPSHHYSTPAEFIDYSMTTGAIPKDLHFIKKATMKALVEPLKHTTDSTLLQIDSLLNSYYKENKPWIYASKQTEIKKSIEEVKNQFCKNVFPEMKASWDVYPDHIGHKTYNGCFRCHNDTHINENGKTISKDCNLCHTIVLQGKAGQESYAPLNSSLEFVHPKDIGDEWKTSLCTVCHRNLY; encoded by the coding sequence ATGAAACTACCACGTTCCTACTATAACTTATTGTCTTTCATTGGTACAGCGATTGCCAGCGTGAGTTTTTTTATGATCATGTTCCTTTTTATTATCTCCTTCTTCTGGGAAAAGAGCAACTCATACCTTGGTTTATTTATTTATATCATCATCCCCGCTTTTCTGGTTATTGGATTGCTGATTATTCCGCTTGGGATGATTATTGAATTGAGGAGACGAAAAAAGCGTGTTCAAATCTACCTTAAGAAAGAATGGCCGGTAATCGATTTAAATATATCAAAATACAGGAATGCTATTTTGATATTTGGGATAGGAACGCTTCTACTACTACTTCTTACAGGTTTGGGCAGCTATGAGGCGTTTCACTATACTGAATCTGTTGAATTTTGTGGTAAACTCTGTCATGAGGTTATGAAACCTGAGTATACAGCTTACCAAAACTCGCCACATGCGCGTGTTACATGCGTTGAGTGCCATGTTGGATCGGGGGCAGGTTGGTATGTTCGTTCAAAACTCTCGGGTTTAAGACAGGTTTACGCTGTTACAACCAACGATTTTTCTCGACCAATTGCAACCCCAATACATAACCTTCGTCCTGCAAGGGAAACTTGTGAACAGTGTCATTGGCCTCAGAAATTCTACTCTAGGCAGCTTAGAAACGAAAAGCACTTCCTTTCGGATAGTATGAATACCGAATGGAATATCAGCCTACAAATGAAAATTGGACCTTCGCATAGTGCTTATGGTTTAGCTGAGGGAATTCACTGGCATATCAACCCAAATGTAAAGATCGACTATATTTCTACCGAGGATAATCGTGAGGAGATTCCTTGGGTCAGATATACAAATCTTTTAACTGGTCAAGTAACAATTTTTAAGGACACAACAGCTGGGTTTGATGATTCCAAGATATCCGAATCAAATGTTCGTGGAATGGATTGTATCGATTGCCATAACCGCCCATCGCATCACTACTCTACACCAGCCGAATTTATTGATTATTCAATGACTACTGGAGCTATTCCCAAGGATCTTCATTTTATTAAAAAAGCAACAATGAAAGCCTTGGTTGAACCGCTTAAGCATACTACCGATAGCACATTGCTTCAAATAGATAGTTTATTGAATAGCTATTACAAGGAAAATAAACCTTGGATCTATGCCTCAAAACAGACGGAAATAAAGAAGTCAATAGAGGAGGTTAAAAATCAGTTTTGTAAAAATGTTTTTCCAGAGATGAAAGCTAGCTGGGATGTATACCCCGACCATATTGGGCATAAAACTTACAATGGTTGTTTTAGGTGTCATAACGACACCCATATAAATGAAAATGGGAAAACCATTTCGAAGGATTGTAACTTGTGCCATACCATTGTTTTACAGGGTAAAGCAGGTCAAGAATCGTATGCTCCGCTGAATAGTTCCCTTGAGTTTGTTCACCCAAAAGACATTGGTGATGAATGGAAAACTTCGTTATGTACTGTTTGTCACAGAAACCTTTATTAA
- a CDS encoding septum formation initiator family protein yields MDAQQIWKKILPRLKNKFILTTLVFLLWLIVFDRSNWFDMIGEIRSIHSLEDEKEYYQKKIETDRQRLNELKTNDENLEKFAREQYLMKKPNEDIFIVEE; encoded by the coding sequence ATGGATGCTCAACAAATTTGGAAGAAAATACTACCACGGCTAAAGAATAAATTTATTCTTACCACTCTGGTATTTTTACTTTGGTTGATTGTTTTCGATAGAAGCAATTGGTTCGATATGATTGGCGAAATTCGTTCAATCCATAGCCTAGAGGATGAAAAAGAGTACTATCAAAAAAAGATAGAAACCGATAGGCAACGGCTCAATGAGCTTAAAACAAACGATGAAAACCTCGAAAAATTTGCTCGTGAGCAGTACCTTATGAAAAAACCTAACGAGGATATTTTTATAGTTGAAGAATAA
- the thiS gene encoding sulfur carrier protein ThiS → MNLILNHSPEVIETSQQTITVSELLKIKNFTFRMLVIKINDEVVKKDNYSTSTIKDGDNVQVIHLISGG, encoded by the coding sequence ATGAATTTAATTTTGAACCATAGCCCCGAGGTAATTGAAACATCTCAGCAAACAATCACAGTTTCTGAACTTCTAAAGATTAAAAACTTTACCTTTCGGATGCTTGTTATCAAAATCAACGATGAGGTTGTTAAAAAGGATAACTATTCAACATCAACCATTAAGGATGGCGATAACGTACAGGTAATCCATTTAATAAGCGGTGGATAA
- the thiF gene encoding sulfur carrier protein ThiS adenylyltransferase ThiF, which yields MPTFEQIKAVMQKHTVGIAGAGGLGSNIAMALTRVGIGKLIIADFDIVSESNLNRQFYFCDQLNRKKVEALKENLHRINPDVDIEIHDIMLDENNLLPIFSSVDVMVEAFDKAEMKVQIIELFQSEKPNIPLVAGNGMAGWGESNRMRAQKFGNLYICGDCETEISPSMPPMSPRVGICASMQANVVMNILLENQFGNEFNFEP from the coding sequence ATGCCAACATTTGAGCAGATAAAAGCCGTAATGCAAAAGCATACCGTAGGAATAGCCGGGGCTGGAGGCCTTGGCAGCAACATCGCAATGGCGCTTACACGTGTGGGCATCGGCAAGCTAATTATCGCAGATTTTGATATTGTATCGGAATCCAACCTTAACCGCCAGTTTTACTTCTGCGACCAGTTAAACCGTAAAAAGGTTGAGGCATTAAAAGAAAATCTACATAGAATAAATCCCGATGTTGATATTGAAATCCACGATATCATGCTTGATGAGAACAATTTACTTCCCATCTTCTCATCCGTAGATGTTATGGTTGAAGCATTTGATAAGGCCGAGATGAAAGTGCAGATAATTGAACTATTCCAATCCGAGAAACCGAATATCCCACTTGTTGCTGGTAACGGCATGGCTGGCTGGGGAGAATCTAATAGGATGAGAGCTCAAAAGTTTGGAAATTTGTATATTTGCGGGGATTGTGAAACAGAGATTAGCCCAAGTATGCCGCCAATGTCGCCGCGAGTTGGAATATGTGCATCGATGCAGGCAAATGTTGTAATGAATATTTTACTTGAAAATCAATTTGGAAATGAATTTAATTTTGAACCATAG
- a CDS encoding dienelactone hydrolase, translated as MKPKITLLLLLATTCLSINLFAQANVGQQTVMYHDSLRNRPLKTEIWYPTNDSITPNNNATASLPFILKPTVRNGSFLNKKCPLILLSHGSGGNRLSLAWLAYNLVKNGFVVVGVDHWGNTYDNKIPDQFVKAWERPQDISFVLTQLLKDSLYKKNIDENRIGVAGFSLGGYTVIALAGAQLDVNLLLKFADTPQGRKEGTTAEYGDLTKLMRETSVEESFKHCPDLKDNRIKAFFAIAPAIGQGFGSEKQMERITNPVFIVGLEGDNVTPVNTNALHYHTLIKNSTYHLITGKAGHYSILNEAKDELLREAKIYYKDAKGVNRTTTHDDISQFAIGFFQKTLH; from the coding sequence ATGAAACCCAAAATAACCCTATTACTCCTTCTCGCAACAACCTGCCTCTCGATCAACTTATTCGCTCAGGCTAATGTTGGTCAGCAAACGGTGATGTATCATGATAGTTTAAGGAATAGGCCTCTAAAAACCGAGATTTGGTACCCAACAAACGACTCAATCACCCCAAATAATAATGCAACAGCATCATTACCCTTTATTCTCAAGCCAACGGTAAGGAATGGGAGTTTCTTGAATAAAAAGTGTCCCCTTATACTCCTATCACATGGCTCGGGCGGAAATCGATTAAGCTTAGCATGGCTTGCCTACAATCTTGTAAAAAATGGCTTTGTAGTTGTTGGCGTTGATCACTGGGGGAATACTTACGATAATAAAATCCCCGATCAATTCGTAAAGGCTTGGGAAAGACCGCAGGATATAAGCTTTGTGCTAACGCAGCTGCTAAAGGATAGCCTTTACAAAAAAAATATTGATGAGAATAGGATTGGCGTTGCAGGATTTTCGTTGGGCGGCTACACCGTTATTGCCCTTGCAGGGGCGCAGCTGGATGTAAATTTGCTTCTGAAATTTGCCGATACCCCCCAAGGGCGCAAGGAGGGAACAACCGCTGAGTATGGGGATCTTACCAAACTTATGAGGGAAACTAGTGTTGAGGAATCGTTTAAGCATTGCCCTGATTTAAAGGACAATAGAATAAAAGCATTCTTTGCCATTGCTCCAGCCATAGGCCAAGGATTTGGGAGCGAAAAGCAAATGGAAAGAATCACCAACCCCGTTTTTATTGTTGGGTTAGAGGGCGATAATGTAACACCCGTAAATACCAACGCCTTGCACTATCACACCTTAATAAAAAACTCAACCTACCATTTAATTACAGGCAAAGCAGGCCATTACAGCATACTAAACGAGGCTAAAGATGAACTTTTACGTGAAGCCAAAATTTACTATAAGGATGCCAAAGGGGTTAATAGAACTACAACCCATGATGATATATCGCAATTTGCGATAGGTTTCTTTCAAAAAACATTACATTAA
- a CDS encoding DUF91 domain-containing protein: protein MTSTIINEESIEKIIQKLDSFVWTDKDKEERNNLIQQFQATYNKDRIENLTKEDYFAGLGRKKGCIAYDLEWGTRILGSIKGGSKYKYGYESDFFKIKSLIQRVTFIDGKNAYQPDGLFSKGLEEIAKLSKEINGFKTGRTVLPKLLSIYYPDTFLPIFNDQDHFLAILLTGGIDTENTGLKLYLEYNFKLIKVKERLEEIANRIFDNFEFYHLLYQTFPKEHKEPNEVATTVKELVEEQKFEALEVQHYQSLLHRNFNRLFPKLKYFDDEEQIPKNGQYDTQTVGIMDILAVDDKGNFIIIEIKRQATDKTIGQILRYMGWTQEELCKDGQKVSGLIVAERKDTHLEFALKVIPIVKFMKLGLTITLEEQ from the coding sequence ATGACATCTACTATAATAAATGAAGAATCAATCGAGAAAATAATTCAAAAACTCGATAGTTTTGTTTGGACAGATAAAGACAAGGAAGAACGCAATAATTTAATTCAACAATTTCAGGCAACATATAACAAAGACCGCATAGAAAACTTAACTAAAGAAGATTACTTTGCAGGTCTTGGAAGGAAAAAGGGTTGTATTGCTTACGACCTTGAATGGGGTACAAGAATACTTGGTAGCATTAAAGGGGGTTCAAAATATAAATATGGATACGAATCTGACTTTTTTAAAATAAAATCGCTTATTCAGAGGGTAACTTTTATTGACGGTAAAAATGCTTACCAACCAGATGGATTATTTTCCAAAGGACTTGAAGAAATTGCCAAACTTTCAAAAGAAATTAATGGATTTAAGACTGGTAGGACAGTTTTGCCAAAATTATTAAGTATATACTATCCAGATACATTTTTACCAATATTCAATGACCAAGACCATTTTCTTGCTATTTTGCTAACAGGAGGAATTGACACAGAAAATACGGGTCTTAAACTTTATCTTGAATACAATTTCAAACTTATAAAAGTAAAAGAAAGATTAGAGGAAATAGCAAATAGAATTTTTGATAATTTTGAATTTTATCATCTTCTTTATCAGACTTTTCCAAAGGAACATAAAGAACCGAATGAAGTAGCAACAACAGTTAAGGAATTAGTAGAAGAACAAAAATTTGAAGCGTTGGAAGTTCAACATTATCAAAGTTTATTGCATAGAAACTTCAACCGACTTTTTCCAAAACTTAAATATTTTGACGACGAGGAACAAATACCTAAAAACGGACAATACGATACTCAGACAGTTGGTATTATGGATATTCTTGCAGTTGACGATAAAGGCAATTTTATAATTATCGAAATAAAGCGACAGGCGACCGATAAAACAATAGGTCAAATTTTACGCTATATGGGGTGGACTCAGGAAGAATTGTGTAAAGACGGTCAGAAGGTCTCAGGACTCATTGTTGCTGAAAGAAAAGATACTCATTTAGAATTTGCATTAAAAGTAATTCCTATAGTAAAATTTATGAAACTTGGATTGACAATCACACTTGAAGAACAATAA
- a CDS encoding phosphoenolpyruvate synthase translates to MENKPNDLKAGKYYFAETAFDLLMKKQIKSVLLICSKYDAFMLEEDGRIEEQIFNEYVSLNLRYPPVFYQVTSAEEAFSILKKQHIDLVITMLNVEGMDTFTLATKIKNLYPQKPIVVLTPFSREVSLKLSKVDLWAVDYVFAWLGNARIMLAIIKLIEDNLNVEHDVNEVGVQVILLVEDSVRFYSSYLPHLYNIIYTQSKEFMSEGLNEHQKMMRLRGQPKILLAENYDQAVELYEKYKNNLLGVITDMSYPLNGKMEQRAGVKLIEKLKGDNPFLPILLQSSDINNRLIAKQIKVGFLHKYSKTLSLELRDFVVKYLAFGDFIFIDPDTGSEIFRASDLKSLQDLIFQVPESSLEYHIRRNHISKWLTARALFPIAEIFKYFVPEDFTNFDEIRRFIFDTIDRYRQSKGRGIISKFYRDQYDEYQIFSRIGDGSMGGKGRGLAFIDSVIKRNYLIHQFEGITLTIPRTVVLCTDIFDEFMEINNLYSVAMSDISNEEMLRHFLNALIPSRIHKDLFSFISVAKNPIAVRSSSLLEDSHYQPFAGIYSTYMIPILHENEHQMLEILGQTIKCVYASVYYKESKAYMQATQNVIDEERMAIVLQEVVGSTYGHRFYPTISGVGRSLNFYPIEPEKPSDGIVSVALGLGKHVVEGKPSLRFSPKYPKKLFQLSIPEMALKETQKTFLALDLRASSFVPSTDDGINLLELDVKEAYPDGSLALLASTFDNDSQQIREGYSGQGMPIISFSGILRHRQFPLAEILETLLKLGEHEMNTPVEIEFAVNLNTPAGQPKLFSFLQIRPIVQNRELVNIDVDNFKKEDLILFSDSSLGNGQVQDICDVVYIKPKSFDSSKTIEMAEIIDEINQKLVREGNPYILIGPGRWGSVDRWLGIPVKWSQISGAKLIVEAGQENYRIDPSQGTHFFQNLTSFRVGYITVNPYINQGYLDFEYLDSIPAIFDDNYIRHIRFDAPMDLIINGQNRKAVVLKRTGIVSNK, encoded by the coding sequence ATGGAAAATAAACCCAACGATCTAAAGGCTGGCAAATACTACTTTGCCGAGACGGCATTCGATTTGTTAATGAAAAAACAAATTAAGAGTGTTCTGCTAATTTGTAGTAAATATGATGCTTTCATGCTCGAAGAGGATGGTAGGATCGAGGAGCAGATCTTTAACGAGTATGTTTCGCTCAACCTTCGTTATCCACCAGTATTTTATCAGGTAACATCGGCAGAGGAGGCCTTCTCAATATTAAAGAAACAGCATATAGACCTCGTTATTACAATGCTTAATGTTGAAGGTATGGATACTTTTACTTTGGCTACAAAGATTAAGAATTTATACCCTCAGAAACCAATCGTAGTGCTTACCCCTTTTTCACGTGAAGTATCACTTAAATTAAGTAAGGTAGATCTTTGGGCAGTAGATTATGTTTTTGCATGGCTGGGGAATGCACGTATAATGCTTGCAATTATCAAACTGATTGAGGATAACCTAAATGTTGAGCATGATGTTAATGAAGTTGGAGTTCAGGTTATTCTGCTTGTTGAGGATTCGGTGCGCTTTTACTCTAGCTATTTACCTCATCTTTATAACATAATTTACACCCAGAGCAAAGAGTTTATGTCCGAAGGCCTTAATGAGCATCAGAAAATGATGAGATTAAGGGGTCAACCTAAAATCCTTCTTGCCGAAAATTATGATCAAGCAGTTGAATTGTACGAAAAGTATAAAAATAACCTACTAGGTGTAATAACTGATATGAGCTATCCGTTAAACGGAAAAATGGAACAACGTGCTGGTGTTAAACTTATTGAGAAACTGAAGGGCGATAACCCATTTTTGCCAATTCTACTGCAATCGTCCGATATAAACAACCGCTTAATTGCAAAGCAGATTAAAGTGGGGTTCCTACATAAGTATTCAAAAACTTTATCGCTTGAACTTCGCGACTTTGTTGTCAAATATCTAGCTTTTGGTGATTTTATATTTATAGATCCTGATACAGGAAGCGAAATCTTTAGGGCATCAGACTTAAAATCTTTACAAGATTTAATATTTCAAGTTCCTGAATCATCACTTGAATACCATATTCGTCGAAATCATATCTCTAAATGGCTTACAGCAAGAGCTCTATTCCCAATAGCTGAAATTTTTAAATATTTTGTCCCTGAGGATTTTACTAATTTTGATGAGATTCGCAGGTTTATTTTCGATACAATTGATCGTTACCGCCAGAGTAAAGGGCGAGGAATAATCTCAAAATTTTACCGTGATCAGTACGATGAGTACCAGATTTTTTCACGTATTGGCGATGGTTCAATGGGCGGTAAAGGCCGAGGCCTTGCATTTATCGATTCCGTGATCAAACGTAACTATCTGATTCACCAGTTCGAAGGCATTACGCTAACTATTCCTCGAACGGTAGTGCTCTGCACAGATATTTTCGATGAATTCATGGAGATCAATAATCTCTACTCAGTAGCGATGTCCGATATAAGCAACGAGGAGATGCTAAGGCATTTCCTTAATGCGCTAATACCTTCGCGTATACATAAAGATTTATTCTCATTTATATCTGTTGCAAAGAACCCTATTGCTGTTCGCTCCTCAAGTTTATTGGAAGATTCACATTATCAGCCATTCGCTGGAATCTATTCAACATACATGATTCCAATTTTGCACGAGAATGAGCATCAAATGCTTGAAATTCTTGGACAAACTATAAAATGCGTTTATGCCTCTGTTTACTATAAGGAGAGTAAAGCGTATATGCAAGCAACACAGAATGTTATTGATGAAGAACGGATGGCTATTGTTTTGCAAGAAGTTGTTGGTTCAACCTATGGGCATAGATTTTATCCGACAATATCTGGTGTTGGACGATCTTTGAACTTTTACCCTATTGAACCTGAAAAACCATCGGATGGGATTGTAAGCGTGGCACTTGGATTGGGAAAACATGTTGTTGAGGGAAAGCCAAGCTTGCGCTTTTCACCTAAATATCCAAAAAAACTATTCCAACTCTCAATTCCTGAGATGGCATTAAAGGAGACCCAGAAAACATTTCTTGCCCTCGATTTAAGAGCATCCAGCTTTGTTCCATCAACTGATGATGGAATAAACCTGCTTGAACTAGATGTGAAAGAGGCATATCCCGATGGCTCGTTAGCATTACTTGCATCAACTTTTGATAATGATAGCCAGCAAATACGTGAAGGATACAGCGGTCAGGGCATGCCAATTATTTCCTTTTCGGGTATACTTCGACATAGGCAGTTTCCACTTGCTGAGATTTTAGAAACCCTTCTGAAGCTTGGAGAGCATGAGATGAATACTCCCGTTGAGATTGAGTTTGCCGTTAACCTCAACACTCCTGCCGGACAACCAAAACTTTTCAGCTTCTTGCAAATTAGGCCTATTGTACAAAATAGGGAGTTGGTGAATATTGATGTTGATAATTTTAAGAAAGAGGATTTGATTCTCTTCTCGGATTCATCACTTGGAAATGGGCAAGTACAGGATATATGTGATGTTGTATATATCAAGCCAAAGAGTTTCGACTCTTCAAAAACCATTGAAATGGCTGAAATAATCGATGAGATTAATCAAAAACTTGTTCGTGAAGGTAATCCTTACATACTGATTGGCCCTGGTCGCTGGGGTTCGGTCGATAGATGGTTAGGAATACCCGTTAAATGGTCGCAAATATCGGGTGCTAAATTAATTGTTGAGGCCGGACAGGAAAACTATAGGATCGATCCAAGTCAGGGTACACACTTCTTTCAAAATTTAACCTCTTTCAGGGTTGGCTATATTACCGTTAACCCTTACATCAATCAGGGATACTTAGATTTCGAATATTTAGATAGTATTCCAGCAATTTTCGACGATAATTATATTCGGCACATTCGTTTCGATGCACCTATGGATTTAATAATTAACGGACAAAATCGTAAGGCGGTTGTGCTTAAGAGAACTGGAATTGTTAGTAATAAATGA